A single region of the Raphanus sativus cultivar WK10039 chromosome 1, ASM80110v3, whole genome shotgun sequence genome encodes:
- the LOC130497123 gene encoding meiosis-specific protein ASY2-like: MSQKEGSCEIQISASGARIMKVKQEAGKKMKKDAKKKKAKDSIGARVKRMKKKDGKSASSRPHFPSLLKSQDVVNLVVQAHGKKDLARACTDDETPESVPEGLFCVNEKYISKCHLRFPLPTLLLDLLDHYQLALSQLCPSVIRVVNGFITKAKEEGVIVGLTELMSLFLIKESSTKDGGSETYYLPRRPGLGIFKFTAKIKDPVKLSGKLTRALYRKLQHSPNTLVAYTTTRVGSARFHDRYKASFPDSVTVAGLEVSEGESIFSVSSGASTSERTQSHKMPIQPSFRSRGSAPVKDASRSEPRVQEVVPHSEVPEVEADPQVMKDTHEFEPPRSKRSRTDQVDRPSRASSSSSRGGTVGWNFAHSKPGSVLDDSWGLATLMRHMKRTGCAFPSIANLTNKEEYVEIPITWLAGAINMAQFKFEETVHYAPNAGELAQVTELVRATKMELDQARVQVSEFQAEVKRLGSKADIQQGKIESQAMDIQVKGRKIAELESARKVAEYQVKELITSSQDNQKNKGVEVKLAVRRGKREVADAYNKVLVSVKEKFSKKKDEVDLLVYAQELQANTEFLKDMLDNEIKSAEDEYNRLVAMMPEAVAAYEKAQVSDFSITPVKAAPGDDDKEMEEEVPDKEDDPVDKGAEKSSDL, translated from the exons ATGAGTCAAAAGGAAGGTTCCTGTGAGATTCAAATCTCTGCTTCTGGTGCTCGTATTATGAAGGTTAAGCAAGAAGCCGgtaagaagatgaagaaggatgccaagaagaagaaggccaAAGACTCAATCGGAGCGagagtcaagaggatgaagaagaaagatggcaagagcgcctcctctaGACCTCACTTTCCCTCGCTGTTGAAGAGTCAGGATGTCGTTAATCTCGTCGTCCAAGCTCACGGCAAGAAGGATCTAGCCAGAGCTTGTACGGATGATGAAACCCCCGAATCTGTCCCGGAGGGTTTGTTCTGTGTCAACGAGAAATACATCTCCAAGTGTCACCTTAGGTTCCCTCTCCCAACCCTCTTGCTAGATCTCCTAGATCACTATCAACTGGCCCTTTCCCAACTTTGCccctcggttatccgagtggTAAACGGGTTCATCACCAAGGCTAAGGAAGAAGGAGTTATCGTAGGGTTGACCGAGCTGATGAGTCTGTTCTTGATAAAGGAGAGCTCTACCAAGGATGGCGGAAGCGAGACCTATTATCTCCCCcgtcgtccagggctaggcatTTTCAAGTTtacggcca AGATTAAGGACCCTGTCAAGTTATCCGGTAAACTCACCAGAGCTCTCTATAGGAAGCTGCAGCACAGCCCTAATACCTTGGTAGCTTACACTACCACGAGagttggatcagctaggttccATGATCGATACAAGGCTTCCTTTCCTGATTCAGTtacggttgctggtttagaag TTTCTGAAGGTGAATCGATATTCTCAGTCTCATCAGGAGCCAGTACCTCAGAAAGAACTCAATCACACAAGATGCCTATTCAGCCCTCGTttcgttccaggg gctctgctcctgttAAAGATGCCAGTCGCTCCGAGCCCAGGGTACAGGAAGTTGTCCCTCACTCCGAGGTCCCGGAGGTGGAAGCTGATCCACAGGTGATGAAGGATACTCACGAGTTTGAGCCTCCGAGGAGTAAGAGGTCCAGGACCGACCAGGTTGATAGACCTTCCAgggcttcttcctcttcttctagaggaggaaccgttggctggaacttcGCTCACTCGAAGCCTGGATCAGTCTTGGATGactcgtggggtttggctacgctgatgaggcatatgaagagaacCGGGTGTGCCTTCCCCTCGATCGCAAATCTCACGAACAAAGAGGAGTATGTTGAGATTCCCAttacatgg TTGGCTGGAGCTATCAACATGGCTCAATTCAAGTTTGAGGAAACTGTGCACTATGCCCCCAATGCTGGTGAGCTAGCTCAGGTTACTGAGTTAGTTAGAGCTACCAAGATGGAGCTTGATCAGGCTCGGGTTCAGGTCTCTGAATTTCAAGCTGAGGtcaagagacttggctccaaggCCGACATTCAGCAAGGGAAGATCGAGAGTCAAGCGATGGATATCCAGGTGAAGGGTAGGAAGATCGCTGAGTTGGAGTCTGCTCGGAAGGTAGCTGAGTACCAGGTCAAGGAGCTGATTACTTCGTCTCAAGACAACCAGAAGAACAAGGGAGTTGAGGTCAAGCTAGCTGTTAGGAGAGGAAAGAGGGAGGTAGCTGACGCTTACAACAAGGTCTTGGTTtctgtcaaggagaagttctccaagaagaaggatgaagtcgaTCTTCTGGTTTATGCACAAGAGCTTCAGGCTAATACCGAGTTCCTGAAGGACATGCTGGACAACGAGATCAAGAGTGCTGAAGATGAGTACAATCGCTTGGTGGCTATGATGCCGGAGGCAGTTGCTGCGTACGAAAAGGCTCAAGTCTCGGACTTCTCGAtca CCCCAGTTAAAGCCGCCCCGGGAGATGACGACAAGGAAATGGAGGAAGAAGTTCCTGACAAGGAAGATGATCCAGTCgacaagggagctgagaagagctcag ATCTTTAG